CGTCCAGGGACCAGTTGGCAGCATCACCTGGCTCCGTTGTCCCGTTGAGATGTGTCTGGGGATCCCTCAGACCGCCAACGCCGCGGGCGTCAGTGTTTTCAAGGGGGACTCGGTGCAAGAGGTCGCGGAGCTGCGGCGAAGCACCTCTGCGAGCAGTGCGTCGTAGGTCTCTTCGCCCAGGCACTGGCGCAGTGCCATGCGCGCCGTTGCTTGGCCCTCGACCTCCCTGGTGCGGCGGCCTCGCTGGCCTGAGCGGGTGGCCAGGATCCACCATCCCTGCTCCAAGTGTCGGCGGACCTCGGCACTGCGGCAGTGCCGCAGGAGCTCTGCCACGGCCTGGATACAGCCCGGTGAGGGCTTAGCGTTGTTCTCGGCCGAGTGCTGGACGACCGCCAGGTCGTAGGTGTGTGTTGCAGGGTAGCGCCTCAGGGCGATCTCCGCCGTGGAGCAGGGCACGCCGGTCGCGGCATCGAACAGGCCGACAATGAAGGTAGTGCCCTGCGAACTCTTGTACAGATAGCGGGTGGCGTATCCCCAACCGAGACAGTTGGCGAGCGCGGCCCCATGCGCCGTTAGCTCCCCGAGGGTCCCCAGCGGCCGGACGAGCCGCGCACCGTCGGAGGAGACGAAATCGGCCGGGATCAGTGGCCACATCTCCTCGCCGGAGGCGACCCGCGACGGCCGTGCCTCCCGCAGCCGTCGCCGCAGGTCTGCCAGTGCGCCCTGGTAGTCCGCCGTGATCTTGCCCAACCCGCGGCGCGCCGAGCGCGAGAGGAACTGATCGATGACGTCCTCGCAGGCGAGCGATAGGGACTGAGCCCGGGCCTGTGTCGCACCGCCCGCGTCACGGCGCAGGCTCGCGGTGAGCGCGTCGCGGAACCGCTCGATCTCCCGCAGCGTCGCCGGGTCGGGGAGCCAGCGCAGGCGGCCGGCTGCGGACCCGCGCTGCGTCTGGTGGACGCACGCGCGCAGCCACTCAAGCCCGTCTTCGGACTGCCACGGCGGCTTGTGAAACAACCTCTGGCCGATCACGACCGTTTGGTTGAACTGGTCCCAGGCCTCGGTGGTGTCCGCTGGGATATCCTCGGGACGCAGTGCATTGAGCAGCAGCGCGAACTCGCGGGGCCGCGCCACCCAGCCGATCCCGATCAGCTCGGGCGGCCGACCGACCAGTTGGCGGATGACACCCGGTCTCACGCCCCAGCGCGCGGCGAGGCCCTTCACCACCGGGCGGCCCTCATCGACGATGGCCCGGAGTTCCGCACCCAGGGTACCGGGCGCCCCCTGGACCGTGGCGCGGAACAGACTGGGAAAAGTCGTGGCGAACTGGAGCCGAAATCTACGAAAGGGCATGTGCACCCGATAGTTGTAGATCGCGAGGTCGAGCGGCCCGTCCGGACTGGCCGCCTCGAGGACTTTGGCCTCCAGGCCCGAGACGAAAGCTGCCAACGCCACGGCGAGTTCGCGCTGGAGGGCTGCCTCGACCTGGCGAACCGCATCGCCGGTATCCGCGGAGTAGGCGCCTTGGACCAGCGCCGCTCCGCTTCGGGTCACCAGGGCCGCTGCGGTCCGACGGAGGTCCCACTGGAGGGGATCCGGTGTCGCGAGACAGGGTGCCTCGAACCTGACGCCCTCCAGACCAGGCACCCGGTGGATCCGCCGCTCGGCCTCGTTAGGCGGTCCGGCCGACGCCTCGGCGATCACCCCGGCGGCGGACAGGAGCCTGCCCCGGGTCCAGGCCCGGCCTGGGAGTCGGACCATCCAGACCGTGCCGTCTGCCAGACGCAGCAGTGCGCAGCCGCACACGTGGCCCAGGGGTCGAGGACTCAACATCGCCTCAGGGGCGGGGAAGACGACCTGCTCTCGGATCGGCCCGCTGGCCGCGACGGTGCGATCGATGAGTCTTGCGATCGGGCAGCCGGTCTGACTGCGCGGCTGGGCCAGGGTGGCTCGAAGTGCATTCCGGATGTCGGTCATGCCTGTGGGGACCATAGTGGTGAATCATCCGTCATGACTTGATGTTTCCTCCTTACCGAAACCCAAGAGAGTGGACCGAAGCCGGCCGGCTTCGGCCCGTGCGGAGCTACCAACTCGAGTCGTAATAAACGGTGAGCCCTTGCGCGATGGCTTCCCTGGCCTTGGCGATGAAGGTCAGATCCTCCTCGGTGCGTCCCGCCGAAAAGCCGAAGAAGAAGCCGGCCGTAAAGGGTAGCCTATCCGCCCTGACATCGGCCTCCAGCCGGTCCAGGTCTTCCGCGGTCAGTACCACCGGCGTGTGATTGAACATTTCCGCCTTGCCGCCCTTGGCGCGGTAGAGCGCCTCCATCCAGCCGTGCAGGTTCGGATGCTTCCACCACTCGACAATCTGCCGCGCGTCACTGACCTTGAAATCGACTGGGCTGGACGGCTTCTCGGCGGTTACGTTCACGAACATCTCAAGTCCCATTGGTTTTCTTCTCCCGTTGGATATTGCTCATCCCGAAGGACGCGGAACGGAGGGCGGCGGGACCCGGCCGGGACCGGCACGTGGGCTCGGCTAGGCTGGGGGGAGTCTGGCCGCGTCATGTTTGGTCTCGCCGCCCTCTCGTGACTCGACAACGCCCGGCGCCCAATAATTTTCAAAGGCTGGGGCGGATTCACATCGCCGGCGTTGCAACTTGGCGAGCTCAGCTCCCGGGGGCGGCCCCGGGTCCATGCAGTCAGCGCGGCGAATCCCCGAAACGCCGTAAGACTGCTATCAATGCAATCATCTCTTCCGGCGGGAGTCTCTTCATGGCCAATCTGGTTGTCAGAAATCTTGATCAGCGTCTTGTGGATGCCTTAAAGCAGGGTGCTGCCATGGCTGGCCGCAGTGCCGAGGCCGAGCACCGTCGCATTCTTGAAGAGGTGCTGTGTGCGCCGCGGAAACGCAGCCTAGCGGAGGTGCTGGCCTCCATGCCGGATGTGGGACAGGCCAGTGACTTTGAGCGGTCGGAAGATACGGAGCTGGCGGCGCGTGTATTTAGTTGACACCAACGTTATCAGCGAGGCAAGGGTGTCCGCTTTATCCCCCCAGGGTATCATCGAAAGGGAGCCTGCCATGTTCGATCGTCTCAAGACCCTGATGCACCGCCTGACTAATCATACCGTCCTGTCCGATCTGCTCGACCCCGTGTCCCGGGCCTTGGCGCGGGTGCGACAGGCGGCGGTGGGTCGCACCCTGACCATTCCAGATTTTATCGCATGGGGGGGTGCGGTGCCACCTGCAAGGGATGACGACCCGGCGCGAGTAGGTGCAGACCTGGCTGCGTCTGTACCCGGAGGTCGCGGCGCGGGGGCCGCTGGCGCGCTCCACCGGGTCCGATGCGCTGGCGGCGCCGAGTCGCCAGGCGGTCTTGGCCGCGGTGGTGCCGGCTTTGGTCCAAGAGGCGCGGCCGGTGCTGCCTGATCGGCTGGCGGGCATTCCCGGCCTGGGTGATCGCCTGGTGCGGGCCATCGATGGCACCTACCAGGCCGAGAGCGCCCATTGCCGGCGGCGCACCCCCCGCAGGGGGGTGAGGACAATCCCAAGGGCCATGCCTGGCTGAGCTGTTATCACCTGCGCCTGGGCGTTCCCGAAGACGTCCGGGTCGACACGCGCCGCCGCCACGCAACCCGGATCTGGCGCGATGATGACCAGGAGCCCCAGACCCTGACCCGCGAGCGCCGGGGATACACTCGCACGGGGTAATCCACAAGCCCTCAGGGGCGAGCCGGACCATGGGGCTGGGTTGGCGTGGATGACGCCGTGGAAGATGCCCCGAGACCCTGGCCGCTTATACTGAGCCCCGTTCTTCACCCATCTCGCTGGGCAAACCTGGCAGGATCACCCCATGCACGTCTCCTTCGTCCATGTCCACGTCAAACCCGATCACATGGATGTCTTCATCGGCGCCAGCGGTGCCAATCATGAGGCCTCGGTGCAGGTGCCGGGCAACCGGCGCTTCGATGTGCTCCAGGATCCCGAGGATTCGGGACATTTCATCCTTTACGAAGCCTATACCTCCGTCGAGGACGCCACGGCCCACAAGCAGACGGTCCACTATGCCCTTTGGCGCGACAGGGTTGCGGCCATGATGGCCGAGCCACGCCAGGGCGTGCCCATGACTGGGCTTTTCCCAAGAGACTGAAATGATCAATCCATTTTCAATGGGCCGCCTGCCACGCATCGAGTTCGGGTCAGGCGCCATCGCCCAACTGCCCGCTATCGCAGCCCGCCATGGCCGGCGCTTGCTGATCCTGACCGGTGCTCACTCCTTTACCACATCCTCACACTGGGAGGCGCTGCGTAAGGCGCTGGCGGATGGCTACTTCGGGGGCGAGGTCGTGCGCATCACGGGCGAGCCTTCACCGGATGAGATCGATAGCA
This Chromatiaceae bacterium DNA region includes the following protein-coding sequences:
- a CDS encoding antibiotic biosynthesis monooxygenase; translation: MHVSFVHVHVKPDHMDVFIGASGANHEASVQVPGNRRFDVLQDPEDSGHFILYEAYTSVEDATAHKQTVHYALWRDRVAAMMAEPRQGVPMTGLFPRD
- a CDS encoding DNA-binding protein, which codes for MANLVVRNLDQRLVDALKQGAAMAGRSAEAEHRRILEEVLCAPRKRSLAEVLASMPDVGQASDFERSEDTELAARVFS
- a CDS encoding phosphoglycerate kinase, whose product is MGLEMFVNVTAEKPSSPVDFKVSDARQIVEWWKHPNLHGWMEALYRAKGGKAEMFNHTPVVLTAEDLDRLEADVRADRLPFTAGFFFGFSAGRTEEDLTFIAKAREAIAQGLTVYYDSSW